One region of Gossypium raimondii isolate GPD5lz chromosome 6, ASM2569854v1, whole genome shotgun sequence genomic DNA includes:
- the LOC105771584 gene encoding uncharacterized protein LOC105771584, which translates to MDEYHSSDTNALGFCLLPSELIQSILFSLALPEILRMKLVNKFLSYLISDQDFIRQCNLRSRSATWLFVYKKRWRRDAILHGFSDQSNRWFKICIEDLIKQVVFYPDEDIYLLTASGNIFLFASNSQKAVIAVNLVSKAVKKIPPCPLGPRGTSSWRRSGMKLVPESSDSGHFRFLFVELVGNSPVVFEYNSETEKWQCREAREGKGNFAGNDCMFLNAHNAPQESLVVAIGSEYIPPLILRPRFGNREQQASWVNVSDRRHVYGDGHVMIMRSRDQRRAKVLCSIEVWGISLRSGNWEYVSNVPSEIVEQIGKPYGVMIGCLEARNGRIRVVLMSNYEGSWDIIWLTYHQQSGVWNWVLLPDCKMKGANLAGITFSSGLSLT; encoded by the coding sequence ATGGATGAATATCACAGTTCAGACACCAACGCCCTTGGCTTCTGTCTTCTTCCTTCCGAACTCATACAAAGCATCCTCTTCTCTCTGGCTTTGCCGGAAATCCTTCGCATGAAATTAGTCAACAAGTTCCTTTCTTATCTTATATCCGACCAAGATTTTATCCGGCAGTGCAACCTACGATCAAGGTCAGCCACTTGGTTGTTTGTCTACAAGAAACGCTGGCGTCGCGACGCCATACTCCACGGGTTTTCGGATCAATCCAACCGTTGGTTCAAGATTTGTATCGAAGATTTGATTAAGCAAGTTGTTTTTTATCCGGATGaagatatatatttattgacAGCAAGTGGGAATATTTTTCTGTTTGCTTCCAATTCTCAAAAGGCAGTTATTGCCGTTAATTTGGTTAGTAAGGCAGTTAAAAAGATCCCTCCATGTCCATTAGGTCCACGTGGTACCTCTTCCTGGAGGAGATCCGGGATGAAGCTAGTACCCGAATCATCGGATTCGGGTCATTTCCGGTTTTTGTTCGTCGAACTAGTGGGGAACAGTCCGGTTGTGTTCGAATACAATTCAGAGACCGAAAAATGGCAGTGCAGAGAAGCAAGAGAGGGGAAGGGGAACTTCGCAGGGAATGATTGTATGTTTCTCAATGCACATAATGCACCTCAGGAGAGTTTGGTGGTTGCGATTGGATCTGAATACATCCCACCACTGATCCTACGACCAAGATTCGGAAACAGAGAGCAGCAGGCAAGCTGGGTGAACGTAAGTGACCGGAGACACGTGTATGGTGACGGACACGTGATGATAATGAGATCGCGGGATCAAAGGAGGGCAAAGGTGTTGTGCAGCATAGAAGTGTGGGGGATAAGCCTAAGGAGTGGGAATTGGGAGTATGTGTCAAATGTTCCGAGTGAGATAGTGGAGCAAATAGGGAAACCTTACGGGGTGATGATAGGGTGTTTAGAGGCGAGAAATGGGAGAATTCGGGTGGTGTTGATGTCGAATTACGAGGGCTCATGGGACATTATTTGGCTGACTTACCATCAACAGAGCGGCGTATGGAATTGGGTGTTGTTGCCTGATTGCAAGATGAAAGGGGCTAACTTGGCTGGAATCACATTCTCCTCAGGCCTTTCTTTGACATGA